From a region of the Pseudanabaena sp. ABRG5-3 genome:
- the nadC gene encoding carboxylating nicotinate-nucleotide diphosphorylase has protein sequence MLPPFIVLDPILEEWLREDIGRGDRSTSGLFPDGNAPIGKAVWIAKADGVIAGLPIAARVFQLLDRSVNFVAITQDGKPVKSGELIAEITGSLATLLMGERVALNLVMRLSGIASTTAEYVKAIASSQTRLVDTRKTIPGMRLLEKYATFIGGAINHRYGLDDAVMLKDNHIAAAGGITEAVQRVRGNIPFTTSIEVETESIVQVKEAMQLNLDVIMLDNMPLSMMREAIALIRQHSQHTKIEASGNITLTTIAQVAELGVDYISTSAMVTRSPWLDISMRIKT, from the coding sequence ATGCTTCCTCCTTTTATTGTTTTAGATCCGATCCTTGAAGAATGGCTGCGTGAAGATATTGGACGTGGCGATCGCAGCACTAGTGGCTTATTCCCAGATGGTAATGCGCCCATCGGCAAAGCGGTATGGATTGCCAAGGCTGATGGCGTAATTGCAGGCTTACCGATTGCGGCTAGAGTCTTTCAGTTATTAGATCGTTCCGTAAACTTTGTGGCGATCACACAGGATGGTAAGCCCGTAAAATCTGGCGAACTGATTGCTGAGATTACGGGTAGTCTTGCCACATTGTTAATGGGGGAAAGGGTTGCACTCAATCTGGTCATGCGTTTATCAGGAATTGCCAGTACTACGGCAGAATATGTTAAGGCGATCGCTAGTTCTCAAACTCGTTTAGTCGATACGCGCAAAACGATTCCAGGAATGCGATTGTTAGAGAAATATGCCACATTTATTGGTGGCGCGATCAATCATCGTTATGGTTTAGATGATGCAGTGATGCTCAAGGATAATCACATTGCGGCGGCGGGAGGCATTACGGAGGCAGTGCAGCGAGTGCGCGGGAATATTCCTTTTACGACATCGATTGAAGTGGAAACGGAGTCAATCGTCCAAGTAAAGGAAGCCATGCAGCTAAATCTCGATGTGATTATGCTAGACAATATGCCATTATCGATGATGCGCGAGGCGATCGCTCTCATTCGTCAACATAGCCAACACACCAAAATCGAAGCTTCAGGGAATATTACTCTGACTACTATCGCTCAAGTTGCAGAACTAGGTGTAGATTATATTTCCACTTCGGCAATGGTGACGCGATCGCCTTGGCTAGACATTAGTATGCGGATCAAAACATAA
- a CDS encoding Hsp70 family protein: protein MEYAIDFGTSNTVVARINENVEIETVKLADYSSLIADNPPLIPSFVYVQDAVKEQVLIGQEVSDRGLDNKNTKGEPRFFKAFKRAIGSNVSMFVPEIDGREVEFELVGEWFLKRIIDRLPDVDSLIFTVPVDSFESYRNWLGGVCEKLTINQVRIIDEPTAAALGYGISGGGETLLVVDFGGGTLDLSLVKLSFAPAQAESSQPKSPLGFLLKWGDRTVKNSSSANSQNAQTAKVLAKTGQNLGGIDIDNWIIDYFHKELGVPKNSLVTRLAERIKISLSSAESVTEVYFNDETFESYELSLTRSQLNQILEQQKFFVNLDSALDRIRQQATRQNLDLDQIDAILLVGGTSQIPAVKEWALKHFPSEKVKADKPFEAIAHGAISQGWELKDFLYHSYGIRYWDKRYKKHNWHTIVKSGATYPLEKPVELTLGASVPNQPSIELVIGELGETNVEVYFEDQRLVTRVLEGKQVAVQILNENSKVIANLDPLGQTGSDRIKVFFQVDEKRTLRITVLDLLTKQNLLNNMPVAQLM from the coding sequence ATGGAATATGCAATCGATTTTGGAACGAGTAATACTGTTGTTGCAAGAATCAATGAGAACGTAGAAATAGAAACTGTCAAATTAGCTGATTACAGTAGCCTCATCGCTGATAATCCACCGTTAATTCCTAGCTTTGTCTATGTACAGGATGCTGTCAAAGAGCAGGTGCTAATCGGTCAAGAAGTTAGCGATCGCGGCTTAGACAACAAAAACACCAAAGGCGAACCGCGATTTTTCAAAGCTTTTAAACGAGCGATCGGTTCTAATGTGTCAATGTTTGTGCCAGAAATTGATGGGCGCGAAGTAGAATTTGAACTAGTCGGAGAATGGTTTTTAAAGAGAATCATCGATCGCCTACCTGATGTGGACTCGCTGATTTTCACGGTTCCTGTCGATAGCTTTGAGTCCTATCGGAATTGGCTAGGTGGAGTCTGCGAGAAACTAACCATCAATCAAGTGCGAATCATCGACGAACCAACCGCCGCCGCCCTTGGCTATGGCATTAGTGGAGGTGGTGAAACTCTGTTAGTCGTGGACTTTGGTGGCGGAACCTTAGATTTATCTTTAGTGAAATTGTCCTTTGCTCCAGCTCAGGCAGAATCCAGTCAGCCGAAATCCCCCCTTGGCTTTTTATTGAAATGGGGCGATCGCACTGTTAAGAATTCCTCCTCGGCAAATAGTCAAAACGCACAAACCGCTAAAGTTCTTGCGAAAACAGGTCAAAATCTTGGCGGGATTGATATCGATAATTGGATTATTGATTATTTCCATAAAGAATTAGGAGTACCTAAAAATTCTCTCGTAACTCGCTTAGCGGAACGGATAAAGATCTCTCTTTCTAGTGCCGAATCTGTTACAGAAGTTTATTTTAATGATGAAACATTTGAATCTTATGAGTTAAGTTTGACGCGATCGCAGTTAAATCAAATTCTGGAACAGCAGAAATTTTTTGTTAATCTCGATAGCGCCCTTGATCGCATTCGGCAACAAGCAACTCGCCAAAATCTTGACCTAGATCAAATTGATGCGATTCTATTAGTGGGTGGAACTTCCCAAATCCCTGCTGTGAAAGAATGGGCATTAAAACATTTCCCTAGCGAGAAAGTAAAAGCAGATAAGCCCTTTGAAGCGATCGCCCATGGTGCAATTTCCCAAGGCTGGGAACTCAAAGACTTTCTCTATCACAGCTATGGGATTCGCTACTGGGATAAAAGATATAAAAAGCATAACTGGCACACCATCGTTAAATCTGGTGCAACCTATCCCTTAGAAAAACCAGTAGAACTAACTCTTGGGGCATCGGTTCCCAATCAACCAAGTATTGAGCTAGTCATCGGTGAACTAGGCGAGACTAATGTGGAAGTTTATTTTGAAGATCAACGCCTTGTCACCCGTGTACTAGAGGGCAAGCAAGTTGCAGTCCAAATTCTCAATGAGAATAGCAAAGTGATTGCCAATCTCGATCCTCTGGGGCAAACAGGTAGCGATCGCATTAAGGTGTTCTTCCAAGTTGATGAAAAACGGACTTTACGAATTACGGTTCTAGATTTATTAACAAAGCAAAATTTGCTAAATAATATGCCTGTTGCACAACTAATGTAA
- a CDS encoding DUF29 domain-containing protein — protein sequence MLEAIATEPINNQSVLYETDFYAWTQEQAELLQLGKLNALDIANLVEEIRSLGKQQKQELRNRLGVLIGHLLKWEYQPDFRSKSWRVTIREQRRRIKEHLLENPSLKSYLNQAILEAFQDGIDLVLKETPLDEKDLPQECPYSIEQIFDSTFPSGIK from the coding sequence ATGTTAGAAGCGATCGCTACAGAACCCATAAATAACCAGTCAGTTTTATATGAAACTGATTTTTATGCTTGGACACAGGAGCAAGCCGAGTTATTGCAACTTGGGAAGCTAAATGCTCTAGATATTGCCAATTTAGTGGAGGAGATTCGGTCTTTGGGAAAGCAGCAAAAACAGGAACTCAGAAATCGATTGGGAGTTCTCATTGGACATTTGCTGAAATGGGAATATCAGCCAGATTTTCGGAGTAAAAGTTGGAGAGTCACTATTCGAGAACAGCGCCGTCGTATCAAGGAACACCTACTCGAAAATCCTAGTTTGAAGTCATATCTCAATCAAGCAATTTTAGAAGCATTTCAAGATGGAATTGATCTAGTTTTAAAAGAAACACCCCTAGATGAAAAAGATCTGCCGCAGGAATGCCCCTACTCAATTGAACAAATCTTTGACTCTACATTTCCAAGTGGAATTAAGTAA
- a CDS encoding ABC transporter ATP-binding protein yields MDKSSKTTLAIQQVTRRFGGLVAVNEVSFEVQENEIFGVIGPNGAGKTTLFNTITGLIAPSSGKVLYDGTEITNRRPHQIAKCGIARTFQNIRLFGELSALENVAIARHLSTTTGIWNGILGLPPTHKEEKQTYDRAYELLELVGLSDRTDVKAKNFSYGDQRRLEIGRALALQPKLLLLDEPAAGMNPNEKGQLSDFIRSLRDRLALTILLIEHHVPLVMGLCDRIAVLDFGQLIAIGQPEIVKNDQAVIEAYLGDEG; encoded by the coding sequence ATGGACAAGAGCAGTAAAACAACCCTAGCCATTCAACAAGTAACCCGTCGCTTTGGTGGATTAGTGGCAGTAAATGAGGTGTCCTTTGAAGTGCAGGAAAATGAGATCTTTGGTGTGATTGGTCCCAATGGGGCAGGCAAAACGACTCTATTTAATACGATTACAGGTTTAATTGCACCTAGTAGTGGCAAAGTTCTCTACGATGGGACAGAAATTACTAATCGTCGTCCTCATCAAATTGCTAAATGTGGCATTGCCCGAACATTTCAAAATATCCGCTTATTTGGTGAGCTTTCAGCATTAGAGAATGTGGCGATCGCTAGACACTTAAGTACCACCACAGGTATTTGGAATGGAATTTTAGGTTTACCACCCACCCATAAAGAAGAAAAACAAACCTATGATCGCGCCTATGAACTATTAGAACTAGTGGGCTTAAGCGATCGCACTGATGTTAAAGCCAAAAACTTCTCCTATGGCGATCAGCGTCGTCTTGAGATTGGCCGAGCCCTTGCTTTGCAGCCCAAATTATTATTACTAGATGAACCTGCCGCAGGGATGAACCCCAATGAAAAAGGACAATTAAGTGACTTCATTCGGAGCTTGCGCGATCGCTTAGCCTTGACAATTCTCTTAATCGAGCATCATGTACCTTTGGTGATGGGACTTTGCGATCGCATTGCCGTGTTAGATTTTGGACAGCTAATTGCGATCGGTCAGCCTGAAATTGTGAAGAATGATCAAGCGGTGATTGAAGCATACCTTGGAGATGAAGGTTAA
- a CDS encoding L,D-transpeptidase family protein has product MSQPNINHRRSLQIFSSLTLVASLLGIYAIANPAINGYLPCLINCEVVAANELLNQNQEIASLINLKKLDKKAISLVIEKSKYKLTVYYQKKPIKSYAIVLGANPKDDKLRQGDKRTPEGIFRVKELYYHSEWSKFILLDYPNQDSWRKFSQAKARGEVKVNDDIGGEIGIHGVEKGQDWLIDRRINWTWGCISLKNKDVDEIYPLLQRGTIIQILH; this is encoded by the coding sequence ATGTCACAACCCAACATAAACCATCGCCGATCGCTACAAATTTTTAGCTCCCTTACATTGGTAGCGAGTCTATTAGGAATTTATGCGATCGCCAATCCTGCAATCAACGGCTATCTACCTTGCTTAATTAATTGCGAGGTGGTGGCAGCCAATGAATTACTCAATCAAAATCAGGAGATCGCGAGTTTAATTAATCTCAAAAAGCTTGATAAAAAAGCAATCTCCCTTGTGATCGAAAAATCTAAATATAAGCTCACGGTTTATTATCAAAAAAAGCCGATTAAATCCTATGCGATCGTGTTGGGAGCAAATCCCAAGGATGATAAATTACGCCAAGGTGATAAGCGGACACCAGAGGGCATATTTCGAGTTAAAGAACTTTATTACCATTCGGAATGGTCAAAGTTTATTTTGCTAGATTATCCCAATCAAGACTCTTGGCGCAAATTCTCACAGGCAAAGGCTAGGGGAGAAGTAAAAGTAAATGATGACATTGGTGGAGAAATCGGCATTCATGGTGTGGAGAAAGGTCAAGATTGGCTGATTGATCGCAGAATCAACTGGACTTGGGGATGTATATCCCTAAAAAATAAAGATGTAGATGAAATCTATCCCTTATTACAACGCGGCACAATCATTCAAATTTTGCATTAA
- a CDS encoding branched-chain amino acid ABC transporter permease — protein MAEFFNTYGFLIVSAIFGAILGISVYLPLMAGQLSLATPGFYALGGYIAAIASTKILPATTGTLPIWWVLLEMLVAGVISGLFAVILGIPVLRLRGIYLAIATIAFVEILRVVALNLEITGGAIGIFGIPQPFQSALEYLWLALPLLGLSMAFMYRLEKIRVGRALIAIREDELAADSMGINPTYYKVLAFTLAAILAGMVGAVSAHFLNTWNSRQGTFDASIIFLSFVLIGGSRTFWGPVVGGILLTALPEALRGIASTGVPAWLGQFLKDGRLIIFGVLIVVGTIFYPKGIITPEFLDWCKRTTQKIFIKRKQGA, from the coding sequence ATGGCTGAATTTTTTAATACCTATGGCTTTTTAATTGTATCGGCAATTTTTGGGGCTATTCTAGGGATTTCCGTCTATTTACCATTGATGGCAGGTCAGTTGTCACTGGCGACACCTGGGTTTTATGCCTTGGGTGGATATATTGCGGCGATCGCCTCTACTAAGATTTTACCCGCGACTACAGGAACTTTGCCAATCTGGTGGGTATTGCTCGAAATGCTGGTGGCGGGCGTAATATCAGGGCTATTTGCTGTCATTTTAGGGATTCCTGTATTACGGCTACGCGGAATTTATCTTGCGATCGCTACCATTGCCTTTGTAGAAATTTTGCGAGTGGTTGCTCTGAATTTGGAGATCACTGGTGGTGCGATCGGGATTTTTGGCATTCCTCAACCCTTTCAATCAGCCTTAGAATACCTTTGGTTAGCTTTGCCACTTTTGGGCTTGAGTATGGCATTTATGTATCGCCTCGAAAAAATTCGGGTCGGACGAGCATTAATCGCGATTCGAGAGGATGAACTAGCTGCCGATTCGATGGGGATCAATCCTACTTATTACAAAGTGTTAGCTTTTACCCTAGCAGCAATTTTGGCGGGTATGGTTGGAGCCGTGAGTGCGCATTTCCTGAATACATGGAATTCTCGTCAGGGAACTTTTGATGCCAGTATTATCTTCTTATCCTTTGTCTTGATTGGTGGCTCACGTACTTTTTGGGGACCCGTAGTTGGTGGCATTCTCCTCACGGCTTTGCCTGAAGCTTTGCGAGGGATTGCGAGTACTGGGGTTCCCGCATGGTTAGGTCAATTCCTGAAGGATGGGCGTTTAATTATTTTTGGAGTGCTGATCGTGGTTGGTACGATTTTTTATCCTAAAGGAATTATTACCCCCGAATTTTTAGATTGGTGTAAGCGCACAACTCAAAAGATATTCATCAAACGTAAACAAGGGGCTTAA
- a CDS encoding GuaB3 family IMP dehydrogenase-related protein, translating into MDIQIGRGKTARRAYGIDEIALVPGGRTLDPNVADTFWEIGGIRREIPIIASAMDGVVDVDAAVRLSELGALGVINLDGIQTRYDDPKPILEKIASVGVTEFVSLMQQLYAEPVKPELIKKRIREIKEKGGIACASSIPVNAFKYGLIAAEAGCDLFFLQSTVVSTTHIAAEGLVSLDLAKFCQEMPIPVLMGNCVTYDVTLELLRAGAAGVLVGIGPGAACTSRGVLGVGIPQATAVADCAAAREDFFKETGKYVPIIADGGLITGGDICKSIACGADAVMIGSPFARAAEAPGRGFHWGMATPSPVLPRGTRIKVGTTGSLEQILRGPAGLDDGTHNLLGALKTSMGTLGAANIREMQQVEVVIAPSLLTEGKVYQKAQQLGMGK; encoded by the coding sequence GTGGACATTCAAATTGGGCGCGGTAAAACTGCACGCAGAGCCTATGGCATCGACGAAATTGCACTAGTACCAGGGGGAAGAACCCTCGATCCCAACGTTGCCGATACATTTTGGGAAATTGGGGGAATTCGTCGCGAAATTCCGATTATTGCCAGCGCTATGGACGGCGTTGTCGATGTCGATGCAGCAGTGAGACTGTCGGAGCTAGGTGCATTAGGTGTTATCAACCTCGACGGTATCCAAACCCGCTATGACGATCCCAAGCCAATCTTAGAAAAGATTGCATCAGTGGGTGTTACTGAGTTTGTCTCACTTATGCAACAACTCTATGCTGAACCAGTTAAACCTGAGTTAATCAAAAAACGGATCCGTGAAATCAAAGAAAAGGGTGGCATCGCCTGTGCCAGCAGCATTCCCGTTAATGCTTTTAAATATGGTTTAATCGCTGCTGAAGCAGGTTGTGATTTATTCTTCTTGCAATCTACCGTAGTCTCTACCACTCACATTGCTGCTGAAGGACTAGTTTCCCTCGATCTCGCTAAATTCTGTCAAGAAATGCCGATCCCTGTCCTCATGGGTAACTGTGTCACCTATGATGTCACCTTAGAATTGCTCAGAGCAGGAGCCGCAGGTGTACTTGTGGGTATTGGTCCTGGAGCCGCCTGTACATCTAGAGGTGTACTCGGTGTAGGAATTCCCCAAGCTACAGCCGTTGCAGACTGTGCTGCGGCCCGTGAAGACTTCTTCAAGGAAACTGGTAAATATGTACCTATCATTGCTGATGGTGGCTTGATTACAGGTGGTGATATCTGTAAATCGATCGCCTGTGGTGCAGATGCTGTGATGATTGGCTCCCCCTTTGCGAGAGCTGCCGAAGCTCCTGGACGTGGTTTCCACTGGGGTATGGCAACACCTAGCCCTGTATTGCCACGCGGAACTAGAATCAAGGTTGGTACAACAGGTTCTCTCGAACAAATTTTGCGTGGGCCAGCAGGGCTTGATGATGGTACGCATAATCTCTTGGGCGCACTCAAAACTAGCATGGGAACTCTTGGTGCAGCCAATATTCGTGAAATGCAGCAGGTAGAAGTGGTAATTGCTCCTTCACTCTTAACTGAAGGTAAGGTTTACCAAAAAGCACAGCAATTGGGTATGGGTAAATAA
- a CDS encoding response regulator translates to MAKILLVEDNEMNRDMLSRRLMRRGFEVIVAVDGELGVITAESELPDLIVMDMSLPVLDGWEATKRLKQIPATCNIPIIGCSAHAMVGDRERGIEAGCDDYDTKPIEFARLLGKIERLLEKYARN, encoded by the coding sequence ATGGCAAAAATTCTACTAGTTGAAGATAATGAAATGAACCGCGATATGTTATCGCGACGATTGATGCGTAGGGGATTTGAAGTAATAGTTGCCGTTGATGGGGAATTGGGGGTAATCACTGCTGAATCAGAACTTCCTGATTTGATTGTGATGGATATGAGTTTGCCAGTTTTAGATGGTTGGGAAGCGACAAAACGCTTAAAGCAAATACCTGCTACTTGCAATATTCCGATAATTGGTTGCTCGGCTCATGCGATGGTTGGCGATCGCGAAAGGGGAATTGAGGCGGGCTGTGATGATTACGACACTAAGCCGATTGAATTTGCCAGATTATTAGGAAAAATAGAGAGGTTGTTGGAAAAGTATGCCAGAAATTAG
- a CDS encoding diguanylate cyclase produces the protein MPEISESSLLIVDDDQMNRELLYRHLKNLGYDNITLADSGKRGLEIVDSQAIDLILLDMMMPVMNGLEMLDHLKSHQEWRVIPVIIISALDEKEMMLSCIQKGAEDYLIKPYDRVLLKARVRACLDKKMLHDREILHNQKLEAAYKELAIAYYELEIVKNELEALSHRDGLTGIANRRYFDTVLEREWNSAKREQKFLSLILFDVDYFKKYNDTYGHLAGDDCLCQIAIAASRVLKRPRDTLARYGGEEFAVILPDTDSIGASFCAEQIRFEIENLNIIHISSQINSYVTASLGIAAINPHVEFTTSQQLIKEADLALYQAKREGRNCVKVWSNNG, from the coding sequence ATGCCAGAAATTAGTGAATCTAGTTTGCTGATTGTTGACGATGATCAGATGAATCGCGAGCTTCTCTATCGCCATTTAAAAAATTTAGGGTATGACAATATCACTTTAGCCGATAGTGGCAAACGAGGACTGGAGATAGTTGATTCACAGGCGATCGATCTGATCTTGCTAGATATGATGATGCCAGTGATGAATGGATTAGAAATGCTCGATCATCTCAAATCCCACCAAGAATGGCGAGTTATTCCTGTAATTATCATCTCAGCATTAGATGAAAAAGAGATGATGCTTTCCTGTATTCAAAAGGGCGCTGAGGACTATTTAATCAAGCCCTATGATCGGGTTCTTCTCAAAGCGAGGGTCAGAGCTTGTCTAGATAAGAAAATGCTGCACGATCGCGAAATTTTACATAATCAAAAACTCGAAGCCGCCTATAAAGAACTGGCGATCGCCTACTATGAGTTAGAAATTGTCAAAAATGAGCTAGAGGCGCTATCCCATCGTGATGGTTTGACAGGAATTGCTAACCGCCGCTATTTTGATACAGTGTTGGAAAGAGAATGGAATTCGGCGAAAAGAGAACAGAAATTTCTATCCCTAATATTATTTGATGTAGACTATTTTAAGAAATATAATGATACCTATGGGCATCTAGCTGGGGACGACTGTCTATGTCAAATTGCGATCGCAGCATCACGAGTGCTTAAAAGACCAAGGGATACCTTAGCAAGATATGGAGGTGAAGAATTTGCAGTCATTTTGCCAGATACCGACTCAATAGGAGCTAGCTTTTGTGCGGAACAAATTCGCTTTGAAATAGAAAACCTGAATATTATTCATATTTCTTCACAGATAAATTCCTATGTTACGGCTAGTTTAGGAATAGCGGCAATCAATCCTCATGTAGAATTCACAACTTCTCAGCAATTAATTAAAGAAGCAGATCTTGCGCTCTATCAAGCAAAACGAGAGGGGAGAAACTGCGTTAAAGTATGGTCTAACAACGGTTAA
- a CDS encoding response regulator, producing the protein MPNFQVLIVDDNEINRDMLARRLHRKDFNLSMASDGRAALSMVQVNRYDLILLDIMMPEVDGYAVLRYLKQDPSLRNIPVIIISALEEMDSVMRCMEIGADDYLTKPFDPEMLKSAINRCLPSRIQNPPNNLGSRTNDLSTFAPVDAGEQITAFNLPEDTTRGKSTNLITLDEVVLRIMQSGVINRKSYLYFSKAIYNNLFENVGLSEQEVYQIRSVFDAIQSGRIRVIDTNYPSKL; encoded by the coding sequence ATGCCAAACTTCCAAGTATTGATAGTTGACGATAATGAAATCAATCGAGATATGTTAGCCCGCCGCTTACATCGAAAAGATTTTAATTTGTCGATGGCATCGGATGGGCGGGCTGCTCTATCTATGGTGCAGGTGAATCGCTATGACTTGATTTTGTTGGATATCATGATGCCTGAGGTTGATGGATATGCAGTGTTGCGATATTTAAAACAAGATCCTAGCTTACGGAATATTCCTGTGATCATCATTTCAGCCCTTGAAGAAATGGATAGCGTCATGCGATGTATGGAAATTGGTGCAGACGACTATCTGACTAAACCCTTTGATCCCGAAATGCTGAAATCGGCAATCAATCGTTGCTTACCGAGTCGCATTCAGAATCCACCAAATAATCTTGGTTCTAGAACCAACGATTTATCTACGTTTGCGCCTGTTGATGCTGGGGAGCAAATCACTGCCTTTAATTTACCTGAAGATACTACCCGTGGCAAATCCACCAACTTAATTACCCTTGATGAAGTGGTATTGCGAATCATGCAGTCAGGCGTTATCAATCGCAAAAGTTATCTATATTTTAGTAAAGCGATCTATAACAACTTATTTGAGAATGTAGGATTAAGCGAACAAGAAGTTTATCAAATTCGTTCTGTTTTTGACGCGATTCAATCAGGGAGGATTAGGGTAATTGATACAAATTATCCTAGTAAGCTTTAG
- the pyk gene encoding pyruvate kinase, giving the protein MAIPQHLTKIVATIGPASRSPEVFRKMVEAGITVARLNFSHGSYTDHAKTIAMIREVSEELDVPITILQDLQGPKIRVGELSEAGLELVEGKSITLIPKNNLQQSDRSYQNFITIDYSYVAEEATIGTQILLADGIFELTVSGIEDNAVHCEVVKGGVLTSHKGVNFPSLNLRLPSMTDKDRQDLEFGLAQGVDWISLSFVRQAADVKLLRALIAEQGKSDVSIIAKIEKPQAIANLEEILAVVDGIMVARGDLGVEMPPERVPMIQKHIIRRCNEIGIPVITATQMLESMIQNPRPTRAEASDVANAIMDGTDAVMLSGESAVGAYPVQAVEMMTRIASEVEKDVQFANYPASRTDEVHAISEAIHAVSDVIDFRCIVAFTASGYTAILASKERLPIPIIALTPSINVYHRLNLVWGVKPLLLDQEVNSFEMVIQQVEAYLLGRNLAATGDRVLIVGGIPMGVKGGTNFLKIHILP; this is encoded by the coding sequence ATGGCAATTCCTCAGCATTTAACCAAGATCGTTGCCACAATTGGTCCCGCCAGTCGATCGCCTGAAGTATTTCGCAAAATGGTAGAGGCGGGTATCACCGTAGCACGATTGAACTTCTCCCACGGTAGCTATACCGATCATGCTAAGACAATTGCGATGATTCGAGAAGTATCGGAAGAACTAGATGTCCCGATTACAATTTTGCAGGATTTGCAGGGACCAAAGATCCGCGTTGGTGAGTTGTCTGAAGCTGGGCTTGAGTTGGTTGAGGGTAAATCGATTACACTCATCCCCAAAAACAATCTGCAACAAAGCGATCGCTCTTATCAAAATTTCATCACAATTGATTATTCCTACGTTGCTGAAGAAGCTACTATTGGCACACAGATCCTCTTAGCTGATGGCATTTTTGAACTCACAGTAAGTGGTATCGAAGATAATGCTGTTCATTGCGAAGTTGTCAAAGGTGGCGTTCTCACAAGTCACAAAGGTGTCAACTTTCCCAGTTTAAATTTGCGCTTACCCTCGATGACCGATAAGGATCGGCAAGATTTAGAATTTGGTCTGGCGCAAGGTGTCGATTGGATTTCGTTGAGTTTTGTTAGACAAGCCGCCGATGTAAAGTTGCTGAGAGCCTTAATCGCTGAGCAGGGAAAGTCTGATGTATCGATCATTGCGAAAATCGAAAAGCCTCAGGCGATCGCTAATCTTGAAGAAATTCTCGCAGTAGTTGATGGGATTATGGTCGCAAGGGGAGATCTCGGTGTAGAGATGCCTCCTGAACGAGTTCCTATGATCCAAAAGCATATTATCCGTCGTTGCAATGAAATCGGTATTCCCGTAATTACGGCAACGCAGATGCTAGAAAGCATGATCCAAAATCCGCGCCCAACCAGAGCAGAGGCGAGTGATGTAGCAAATGCGATCATGGATGGTACGGATGCTGTGATGCTCTCAGGAGAATCGGCGGTAGGGGCATATCCTGTGCAGGCGGTGGAAATGATGACACGCATTGCCTCTGAAGTGGAAAAGGATGTCCAATTTGCCAATTATCCTGCTTCAAGAACCGATGAAGTCCATGCAATTAGTGAAGCAATTCATGCGGTTTCCGATGTGATCGATTTTCGTTGTATCGTCGCCTTTACCGCTAGTGGATATACCGCCATCCTTGCCTCAAAAGAACGACTCCCAATCCCGATTATTGCCCTTACTCCAAGTATTAATGTCTATCATCGCCTTAACTTAGTTTGGGGCGTAAAGCCTCTATTGCTGGATCAAGAAGTAAATTCCTTTGAGATGGTCATTCAACAGGTAGAAGCTTATTTGCTTGGGCGTAATTTGGCAGCGACAGGCGATCGCGTTTTGATTGTTGGTGGTATTCCGATGGGTGTAAAAGGAGGCACAAACTTCCTCAAAATCCACATCCTGCCTTAA